In Spodoptera frugiperda isolate SF20-4 chromosome 1, AGI-APGP_CSIRO_Sfru_2.0, whole genome shotgun sequence, the following are encoded in one genomic region:
- the LOC118273547 gene encoding clavesin-1-like, with protein sequence MEVEYGSDGAPFVTWGGNKIMLELDPAVDEAAKEVARKELRETPEVVEQALAELRQLLRKEPSLYVPIDRDDYLLKFLRPCKFYPESAFKKIQAYYKFRIAHADYCHDLLPSVIRSPFEHSIVSILAPRDQHGRRIVLVECGERWNPQEVSLKEVFRGIQVGLEGAMAEPKTQICGVNSVFDMKGLSFKHIMQFTPSYAKMVLDWIQESVPIRVKAVHIINQPYIFNMLFAIFKPFMREKLRSRIYFHGNNMNSLMEHIDPKALRKRHGGLLPDPEITGDVLWKMLRHYEEEYKLANSYGYVQNVNNNKT encoded by the exons ATGGAAGTAGAGTATGGTTCTGATGGTGCTCCATTCGTGACATGGGGCGGTAACAAGATAATGCTGGAACTGGATCCGGCAGTTGACGAAGCTGCTAAAGAAGTGGCGAGGAAAGAATTGAGAGAAACTCCGGAAGTGGTCGAGCAAGCTTTGGCAGAGTTGCGACAGCTTTTAAGAA AGGAACCATCGCTGTACGTTCCCATAGACAGAGACGATTATCTCCTGAAATTCCTCAGACCTTGCAAATTCTACCCTGAAAGTGCCTTTAAAAAG ATACAAGCATATTACAAGTTCCGGATAGCACATGCTGATTACTGCCACGACTTGTTGCCATCGGTAATTCGCTCGCCATTTGAACATTCAATTGTGTCCATTTTGGCGCCGCGGGACCAACATGGACGTCGCATCGTGCTGGTCGAATGTGGAG AGAGATGGAACCCACAAGAAGTATCCCTTAAAGAAGTGTTCCGAGGCATCCAAGTGGGTCTTGAAGGAGCGATGGCAGAGCCAAAGACTCAGATCTGTGGAGTCAACAGTGTGTTCGACATGAAGGGCCTGTCATTCAAACACATCATGCAGTTCACGCCTTCTTACGCCAAGATGGTCTTAGACTGGATTCAG GAATCAGTACCAATCCGCGTAAAGGCAGTCCACATAATCAACCAGCCGTACATTTTCAACATGCTGTTCGCAATCTTCAAGCCTTTCATGAGAGAGAAACTTCGCTCCCGTATATACTTCCATGGAAACAACATGAACTCATTAATGGAACATATAGACCCCAAGGCACTTAGGAAAAGGCATGGAGGTCTTCTACCTGACCCCGAGATCACTGGCGATGTCCTATGGAAGATGCTACGGCACTACGAGGAAGAATACAAAt tggCGAATTCGTACGGCTACGTGCAGAACGTGAACAACAATAAAACGTAG